The Candidatus Methylomirabilota bacterium genomic sequence AATAAGGGGATTGTGGTGGCCCGCAAAGAGGGATCGAATGTTTACTATTCCGTAAGCGACCCGTCGATCTTTAAGCTGCTCGACGCGGCCAGGGAAATCTTCAATAACCACCTGATCGGCGTTCGCGGGATGCTTGAGGAGATACGGCTCGAGCGGACACATACACCCAAGCGACGCGGAGAGGGATAAGAACATCGCCGCAGTGAGGTGACAGGAGAACGCGGATTGAGATGCTGACACTGGTGAGAAAGATCTGGACCACACCGGTGGTAACTGAGCCGCCAGTCAGGACGCATGACGATAGACAGATCGAGGCCGTCGCGCGCCAGGTTGACGAGC encodes the following:
- a CDS encoding winged helix-turn-helix transcriptional regulator; the protein is MRQQLSNFKADFFKALAHPLRISILDALRNGEFTVNEISQRFSIEPANASQQLAVLRNKGIVVARKEGSNVYYSVSDPSIFKLLDAAREIFNNHLIGVRGMLEEIRLERTHTPKRRGEG